From one Tetragenococcus osmophilus genomic stretch:
- a CDS encoding metal ABC transporter permease, with translation MALLSYEFMRRAFLAALFIAGIAPMLGVFLVIRRQSLMADTLSHVSLAGVALGFFLNLNPTFTTMVVVVIAAILLEYLRVIYSGYSEISIAILMAGGLAVALVLMNITGGNSSVSIQSYLFGSIVTITQPQVVFLGILFVLTTLLFLLFKRPMYVLTFDEESAHVEGLPVHWMSMLFNVLTGVAIAIMIPIAGALLISAIMVLPAAISMRMGKSFNTVILTSVFIGLIGMLSGLVSSFYIDTPPGATITLVFIALFLVVNVLKKVYTLFQREQRKKEQR, from the coding sequence ATGGCGTTGCTTTCATATGAGTTCATGAGAAGAGCTTTTTTAGCTGCTCTTTTTATTGCCGGAATTGCTCCGATGTTAGGTGTTTTTTTAGTTATACGTCGGCAATCTCTTATGGCAGACACCTTATCCCATGTATCACTTGCTGGGGTAGCTTTAGGTTTTTTCCTTAATTTAAATCCCACTTTCACTACGATGGTAGTAGTGGTTATTGCGGCTATTTTATTAGAGTATTTACGTGTGATATATAGTGGCTATTCAGAAATTTCTATTGCGATTTTAATGGCAGGGGGTCTTGCTGTTGCGCTCGTATTAATGAATATTACGGGTGGAAATTCTTCTGTAAGTATTCAATCTTATTTGTTTGGCTCAATTGTGACGATTACCCAACCACAAGTGGTTTTCTTAGGGATTTTATTTGTCTTAACGACTTTATTATTTCTTTTATTTAAACGTCCGATGTATGTTTTAACCTTTGATGAGGAATCGGCTCACGTAGAAGGGTTACCGGTTCATTGGATGTCAATGTTGTTTAATGTACTGACAGGAGTAGCAATTGCTATCATGATTCCAATCGCGGGTGCTTTATTGATCTCGGCTATTATGGTCTTACCAGCAGCTATTAGTATGCGAATGGGAAAAAGTTTTAACACAGTCATTTTAACTAGCGTATTTATTGGACTTATAGGGATGCTAAGTGGTTTGGTTAGCTCCTTTTATATCGATACCCCACCAGGTGCTACTATTACTCTAGTGTTTATTGCTTTATTTTTAGTCGTGAATGTACTAAAAAAAGTCTATACTTTATTCCAACGTGAACAACGAAAAAAAGAACAAAGATAG
- a CDS encoding metal ABC transporter ATP-binding protein codes for MRYIEVENLSFSYDEEPVLEDVSYHVSNGEFVTLTGENGAAKSTLVKATLGLLTPDSGSVHISSKNNEDGKLSIGYIPQFVASFNAGFPSTVYELVSSGRYPKGRWFKRLTALDKDHVQKALEAVGMWDMRNRRIGELSGGQKQRISLARVFATDPDLFILDEPTNGMDEQSRGNFYRLLRHSAHEHDKGILMITHDHEDIREYADRQIHLVRKEGTQWRCFHMSS; via the coding sequence ATGCGTTATATCGAAGTAGAAAACTTGTCTTTTTCTTATGATGAAGAGCCTGTTTTAGAAGACGTTAGTTACCATGTTAGTAATGGTGAATTTGTTACGTTGACAGGCGAAAATGGGGCAGCAAAATCAACCTTAGTCAAAGCAACTCTAGGGTTGTTAACTCCTGACTCAGGAAGTGTTCATATTTCGTCTAAAAATAACGAAGATGGTAAACTAAGTATTGGTTATATTCCTCAATTTGTTGCTTCGTTTAACGCTGGTTTTCCTAGCACTGTTTATGAACTAGTCAGTTCGGGACGTTATCCTAAAGGTCGCTGGTTTAAACGATTAACTGCCTTAGATAAAGATCATGTGCAAAAGGCTCTCGAAGCTGTGGGAATGTGGGATATGAGAAATCGACGCATAGGAGAGTTATCTGGGGGACAAAAGCAACGTATTAGTTTGGCCCGAGTTTTTGCTACAGACCCAGATCTTTTTATTTTGGATGAGCCGACGAACGGCATGGACGAACAATCTCGCGGAAATTTTTACCGTTTGTTGCGTCATAGCGCTCACGAGCATGATAAAGGAATACTAATGATCACACACGATCATGAAGATATTAGAGAATATGCTGATCGTCAGATTCACTTGGTGCGAAAGGAGGGAACCCAATGGCGTTGCTTTCATATGAGTTCATGA
- the ispE gene encoding 4-(cytidine 5'-diphospho)-2-C-methyl-D-erythritol kinase: MEIIEKAPAKINLGLDVLYKREDGYHELEMVMSSVDLADHLSFERLSEDKIVIETNKAFLPLDHHNNVYQAASIIKKRYGISEGIKITIKKNIPVAAGLGGGSTDCAATLRGLNRLWELNLSMEEMIDIGMYVGTDVPYCLYGTTSFITGKGEIVKTLRPLPPCWVILVKPRMSVSTRKIFQQVDMTQITHPDMKNLATRILKQDYQGMLAYMGNSLEDVTIAKYPIIQQIKSRMMKYGADAALMSGSGPTVFALCKKQSRAKRIVNGVKGFCDEVYMVRTLR; the protein is encoded by the coding sequence ATGGAAATCATTGAAAAAGCACCGGCAAAAATCAATTTAGGATTAGATGTATTGTATAAAAGAGAAGATGGCTATCATGAACTGGAGATGGTCATGTCGAGTGTCGATTTAGCTGATCACTTGAGTTTTGAGCGTTTATCTGAAGATAAAATTGTTATCGAAACCAATAAAGCCTTTTTGCCACTTGATCATCATAACAATGTCTATCAAGCGGCTTCTATTATAAAGAAGCGCTACGGAATTTCGGAAGGTATTAAAATTACTATTAAAAAAAATATCCCAGTAGCTGCAGGTCTTGGAGGAGGTAGTACAGATTGTGCTGCAACTTTGCGTGGCTTAAACCGTTTATGGGAGCTAAATCTTTCGATGGAAGAAATGATTGATATTGGGATGTATGTCGGCACGGATGTCCCGTATTGTTTATATGGCACAACTTCTTTTATTACTGGTAAAGGAGAAATTGTTAAAACATTACGCCCCTTGCCGCCTTGTTGGGTGATTTTAGTTAAACCTCGAATGAGTGTCTCCACTAGAAAAATTTTTCAACAAGTAGACATGACACAGATTACCCATCCAGACATGAAAAATTTAGCGACAAGAATTTTAAAGCAAGATTATCAAGGGATGTTAGCTTATATGGGCAATAGTTTAGAAGACGTGACAATCGCTAAGTATCCCATTATTCAACAAATTAAATCGCGCATGATGAAATATGGTGCGGACGCTGCTTTGATGAGCGGGAGCGGCCCTACTGTATTTGCTTTATGTAAAAAACAAAGTCGCGCTAAGCGGATCGTAAATGGGGTTAAAGGTTTCTGCGACGAAGTATATATGGTAAGAACATTGCGTTAA